CGGGCCTCGATCGCGCGGACCGCGTACGAGGAGGCGGGGATCGGGCCGGAGGATCTCTCACTGGCCGAGGTGTACGACCTGTCCACGGCACTAAAGTTGGAGTGGTACGAGGACCTCGGGCTGTGCGGTCCGGGCGAGGGGGCGAAGATCCTGCGCTCGGGCGCGACCGCGCCGGGCGGCCGGGTTCCGGTGAACGTGAGCGGCGGACTGGCCTCGTTCGGCGAGGCGGTCCCCGCCCAGGCCATCGCGCAAGTCTGCGAGCTGGCCCGGCAATTGCGGGGACGGGCCGGACAGCGGCAGGTGCCGGGCGCGCGGGTCGGCGTCACGGCGAACCAGGGGCTGTTCGGGCACGGCTCGGCGGTGGTGGCGGTCCGCTGATCCCCGGGGCGTCTCAACAGGTTTTCCCTGTCTTTGACTTGACTGCCCGTCACCGCGGCAGAACACTCGGGTCCCGGCGCGCCGGGCGACGTGCGGCTCGTACCCCTGTCGGCGGGGGTACGGGCCGTACGCGTACCGGGGACCGGCACACTCCCCCGGCTCAGGTGGCGACGGGTTCGCGGGCCCGTGCAGCACGCTCCAGGGCGTGTTCCACGACCGCGACCAGGACGTCGCGCACGGAGGACCGGTCCCGTGCGTCGCAGACGAGCAGCGGGACCTCGGGATCGAGGTCGAGGGCGGTCCGTACGGTCTCGGCGGGGAACCGCTCGGCGCCCTCGAAGGTGTTGACCGCGACCGTGAACGGGATCCGCCTGCGCTCGAAGTAGTCGACCGCGGCGAAGCAGTCCTCCAGACGCCGGGTATCGGCGAGGACGACCGCGCCGAGGGAGCCCTGGGCCAGCTCGTCCCAGAGGAACCAGAAGCGGTCCTGGCCCGGGGTGCCGAACAGATAGAGGACCAGGTCCTCCCGCAGCGTGATCCGGCCGAAGTCCATCGCGACCGTGGTGGTGGTCTTGGACTCGACCCCCGCCAGATCGTCGACCGGGCGGCCCGCCTCGCTGAGGCGTTCCTCGGTGCGCAGTGGTCTGATCTCGCTGACCGCGCCGACCGCGGTCGTCTTGCCGACGCCGAACCCTCCCGCCACCAGGATCTTCAGGGTGACGGGCTCGACGGGCCGCTGCTTGACGCGGCTAGAGCGCCCGAAGGCCATTGATTACCTCGCGAAGAATGTTCACGTCCGGCAGCTCGGCCGGTGGAACGGGACGGGTGACGTGCACCAGCTCGTCCTCGACGAGATCGCCGACCAGGACCCGTACCACCCCTACGGGGAGGTCGAGTTCGGCGGCGAGCTCGGCGATCGACTGGGGCCTGTCGCTGCAGAGTTCGACGATCACCACGTGTTCGGGGGCG
This sequence is a window from Streptomyces parvus. Protein-coding genes within it:
- a CDS encoding ATP/GTP-binding protein produces the protein MAFGRSSRVKQRPVEPVTLKILVAGGFGVGKTTAVGAVSEIRPLRTEERLSEAGRPVDDLAGVESKTTTTVAMDFGRITLREDLVLYLFGTPGQDRFWFLWDELAQGSLGAVVLADTRRLEDCFAAVDYFERRRIPFTVAVNTFEGAERFPAETVRTALDLDPEVPLLVCDARDRSSVRDVLVAVVEHALERAARAREPVAT
- a CDS encoding DUF742 domain-containing protein, which produces MSADSPRGTGPGSPDGTVDPQASRWYDADAGPVVRPYAMTRGRTSSASRHRLDLIALVVPEPAADDPGRDQTLAPEHVVIVELCSDRPQSIAELAAELDLPVGVVRVLVGDLVEDELVHVTRPVPPAELPDVNILREVINGLRAL